The genome window GTCTCTTCAGCTATAGCTGTCCCAGGGGTAGATGGAGAAATTTCTGCCGGTTATATTAAGCAGAGTATAGACGGCTCAGGAAGATATAAAGGGAATGATATTAGTGTGGACGAGCTGGGACTTAGTGATGAAAACTCATTTTTCCTGAAGGCAAAAATAGAACATCCCATTCCTATCCTCCCAAACATTAAGCTTATGTATGAGAGAATGAGATTTGAAGGAGTAGGAACAGTAAAAAACAACTATACATTTGGTAATATTACGATTACTGTAAATGATAGAGTTTATTCAAAACTTCGCTTAGACCATTATGATGCAGTTCTTTTTTATAATCTTCCATTTATAAATCTGACACAGATTTTAGATGCTGAATTTGGACTTAATATCCGAGTTATTGATTTTTATGCAAAGGTTAAAGACTTAACCACAGGAGATGAGGACTCTACATCCCTTACAATTCCTATCCCAATGATACATGGTGCTATTGAGTTCAAACCTGTTGGTTATTTCTCTATTCTTGTGGAAGGAAATGGGATAGCTTATGGAGGACATCATTTCTACGATATAACAGGTGAACTTAGAATAAAACCTGTTCAAACCCTGATGGCAAAACCATTTATTGGTATTGGATATAAATATGAAAAACTAAAAATAGATGATATTGACGATGTTTCAGCTAATATTAAGATAAAACAGCCTTTTGTAGAGGCAGGAATTTTATTCTAAATATCAAAGGCGGCTAAGCCGCCTTTTTATCATTTGTCTGATAACAGTTTTCCACCTTTTCCCCAATTATCTCTATCAACTTCTTCAATAACCACGTAGGTTGCAGATGGAGGTTTGTTTGCAACTTCTTCCAAAACTTTTGTAATACCTTCAACAATCTTTTGTTTTTGCTCCCTTGTTAGCTCTCCGGCTACTTTTACATTGACATAAGGCATTTTCACTCCTCCAGATTATACTGTTTTAGTTTTCTATAAAGTGAGGAAAGGTCTATCTCAAGGGCTTTTGCTACTTCTTTAAGATTACGGTTATACTTCTCAAGGGCAAGTTTTATAACCTCTTTTTCTGCCTCTTCCCTTACTTTTTTGAGGGGTTTTATTTCTATTTTTTTCTTTCCAACAGGAGATTTTCCTTTGAAGATATACGGTGGTAAATCCTCAAGGGTAATTTCTTCTCCTGAGGCAAAAATACATAACCTTTCCATCAGATTTTTAAGCTCTCTAACATTTCCCGGCCAGTCATATTTGAGGAGAACTTTTTTGACTTCTTCAGAGAGTTTTACAGTGGGAATTTTATTTTCTATACATGATTTTTTAAGGAAATGTTCTGCCAGGAGAATTATATCTTCTCCCCTTTCCCTTAAAGGTGGAACGTGGATTGGAACAACAGCAAGCCTGAATGCTAAATCCTGACGAAACCTTCCTTCTTCAATCTCTTTTTCAAGGTCTTTATTTGTGGCTGAGATAACCCGAATATCCACTTTTATTTTCTGATTACTACCAAGTCTTGTAAATTCCTTTTCTTCCAGAACTCTTAATAGCTTTGCCTGTGCCGCAAGGCTCATATCTGTGACTTCATCTAAGAATAGTGTTCCCCCGTCTGCAATTTCCAGTTTTCCCGGTTTCCTTGTCATTGCCCCGGTAAATGCTCCTTTTTCATATCCAAAAAGCTCTGCTTCTATCAGGTCATCTGGCAAAGCAGCACAGTTAATATCAACAAATGGTTTGTTTGCCCTGTCACTTAGAAAATGAATGGAACGGGCTACAAGCTCTTTACCTGTTCCATTTTCCCCGAAAATCATTACCCATGCATTTGTTTTTGCTACTTTTTCAATCTGTTTTTTTAATTTCTGGATAGGTGGGCTGTTTCCTATGATTTCTATATCTTTGGTTAGTTTCTGTTTTAAGAATGTGTATTCTAAATCCTTTTTGATTTCCTTTATGGCTTTTTCTAAAACTGCAAGGATTGTGTCTGTTGAAATGGGCTTTTCAAGAAAATCAAATGCTCCTTCTTTCAGGGCTTTTACGGCAATAGGGATATTTGCATGGCCAGAAATCATAATAATTTTGGTTATAGGATTTATTTCTTTTATGAAATGTATAAGGTCTGTTCCTTCACCATCAGGAAGCCAGACATCAAGAAAAACAATATCATAATCCTTTTCTCTTAGTTTTTCCTTTGCAGAATGAAGGGAGTAGGCAACATCAACATTAAACCCTTCGTCTTCCAGTATGTCTTTTAACAGACTTGTTATGTTTTCCTCATCATCAACAACAAGTATGGAAAAGTTTTGATGTTCCATTAGATAACAACCCTTTTAACCCTTTTTGATATTCTGCACATTATCTCATAAGGTATTGTGCCACACAACCTTGCTATATCCTCAAAATATATTTCATTTCCGTTGTCTTTGCCAACAACTGTTACTGTGTCCCCGATTTTTATATCTGGTATATGGGAGACATCAACTATAGTCATATCCATCGTTACATTACCTACTATATTTGCCTTCTGGTGATTAATCAGGAAGTATCCTTTATTGGATAAATCCCTTGGTAATCCATCTGCATATCCGAAGGAAACAACTGCTATTTTCATATCTTTTGGAGCTGTAAAAGTGCCTGCGTAAGATACTGTTTCACCTTTTTTAAGGTCTTTAATAGCAATTACCTTTGATTTGACTGACATAACTGTTTTAACAGGAATTGGAAAATCAGGGGCAGGTTTCTCTCCATATATGGAAATGCCTATCCTTACGGCATTGCAATAATCACACTTATACATAAGTCCTGCACTGTTTTGCAGATGTATATATTGGGGGTCTATTCCGACTTTTTTTACCGTCTCAACTATTTTTTGAAACTGTTTTATCTGTTTTTGCGTAAGTTCAGGGTCAATATCTGCAGAGGGAAAATGGGATAAAATTCCTTCTACACTTAAACCGTTCAGGTTATTTAATACTTTACTTATTTCTTCCGGTAAGAACCCAAGTCTATGCATTCCTGTATCAAATTTTATATGGATACGGGATAGGTTATGTTCCTGGACTATTTTAAGCTGGTCAAAATCGGAGATTACAGGGACAAGGTCATAATCCTTAAAGCATCTGATTTCGTCAGGAAGAATTCCACCTAAAACAAGAATATCTTTTTTTATGCCTGCCTGCCTTAGCTCTTTTCCCTCTTCTGCTGTTGCAACACATAGATATTTTACAAATGGATAATGATGGAGAATTTTTGATATATTTTCTGCACCGTGCCCATAGGCATCTGCCTTTACAACGGCGAATATATCTTTTTTCACATAGTTATGTATTGTTTTTAGATTATATTCAACTCGGTCTTTGCTGATTTCTGCCCAGCTTCTATATCCTTTCAGGTATGTTTACCTCCCGAGCTTTTTAATATTTTCGGCCTAAACATTTTATAATAAAAGAGTTCACTTTTCGCATAGTTTGGAATAAATTATTCTGTATCATATTTAGGAGGTAAGGATTGGATAAATTCGCTGTTCTATCAGTGTCTGCGTTAATGATAGGAGGAATTAGCTGGTTTTTCTTTGGCAGTAAGGATAAAAAAAATGAAAATAGAGAAGTTTCCGGGAAAACAGAAACAATAGAACTTAATATATCAGGAATGCATTGTGCCGGTTGTGTTGCTGGTATAGAGGCTACCTTAAGAGCCACCGATGGAGTAATTTCTGCCTCAGTAAATCTTGCCACCTCAAAGGGTGTTTTTGAATATGACCCTGCAAAAATCTCCAAAGAACAGATAATAGCAAAGATAAAAGAGCTTGGTTATGATGCCTCAGAAGATTTAGAAAATTTTGAAAAAAAAAGTTAGAGGAAGAAAAAAGCCTTAAAAAAAGATTTTTTATAGCTCTTATCTTTACACTCCTGGTATTTTTAT of Persephonella sp. IF05-L8 contains these proteins:
- a CDS encoding TIGR04219 family outer membrane beta-barrel protein; the protein is MKKLFFIALSSIFTVSSAIAVPGVDGEISAGYIKQSIDGSGRYKGNDISVDELGLSDENSFFLKAKIEHPIPILPNIKLMYERMRFEGVGTVKNNYTFGNITITVNDRVYSKLRLDHYDAVLFYNLPFINLTQILDAEFGLNIRVIDFYAKVKDLTTGDEDSTSLTIPIPMIHGAIEFKPVGYFSILVEGNGIAYGGHHFYDITGELRIKPVQTLMAKPFIGIGYKYEKLKIDDIDDVSANIKIKQPFVEAGILF
- a CDS encoding 4-oxalocrotonate tautomerase family protein codes for the protein MPYVNVKVAGELTREQKQKIVEGITKVLEEVANKPPSATYVVIEEVDRDNWGKGGKLLSDK
- a CDS encoding sigma-54 dependent transcriptional regulator, which gives rise to MEHQNFSILVVDDEENITSLLKDILEDEGFNVDVAYSLHSAKEKLREKDYDIVFLDVWLPDGEGTDLIHFIKEINPITKIIMISGHANIPIAVKALKEGAFDFLEKPISTDTILAVLEKAIKEIKKDLEYTFLKQKLTKDIEIIGNSPPIQKLKKQIEKVAKTNAWVMIFGENGTGKELVARSIHFLSDRANKPFVDINCAALPDDLIEAELFGYEKGAFTGAMTRKPGKLEIADGGTLFLDEVTDMSLAAQAKLLRVLEEKEFTRLGSNQKIKVDIRVISATNKDLEKEIEEGRFRQDLAFRLAVVPIHVPPLRERGEDIILLAEHFLKKSCIENKIPTVKLSEEVKKVLLKYDWPGNVRELKNLMERLCIFASGEEITLEDLPPYIFKGKSPVGKKKIEIKPLKKVREEAEKEVIKLALEKYNRNLKEVAKALEIDLSSLYRKLKQYNLEE
- the alr gene encoding alanine racemase, yielding MKGYRSWAEISKDRVEYNLKTIHNYVKKDIFAVVKADAYGHGAENISKILHHYPFVKYLCVATAEEGKELRQAGIKKDILVLGGILPDEIRCFKDYDLVPVISDFDQLKIVQEHNLSRIHIKFDTGMHRLGFLPEEISKVLNNLNGLSVEGILSHFPSADIDPELTQKQIKQFQKIVETVKKVGIDPQYIHLQNSAGLMYKCDYCNAVRIGISIYGEKPAPDFPIPVKTVMSVKSKVIAIKDLKKGETVSYAGTFTAPKDMKIAVVSFGYADGLPRDLSNKGYFLINHQKANIVGNVTMDMTIVDVSHIPDIKIGDTVTVVGKDNGNEIYFEDIARLCGTIPYEIMCRISKRVKRVVI
- a CDS encoding heavy metal-associated domain-containing protein, encoding MDKFAVLSVSALMIGGISWFFFGSKDKKNENREVSGKTETIELNISGMHCAGCVAGIEATLRATDGVISASVNLATSKGVFEYDPAKISKEQIIAKIKELGYDASEDLENFEKKS